The following proteins are co-located in the Paenibacillus sp. FSL H8-0079 genome:
- a CDS encoding low temperature requirement protein A: MMEKKVTWLELFYDLLFVAAVSKAGHVLLHAEHGVITFEYLMKFVLIFIPVWWAWVGQTLFINRYGQDILIHRIFLILQLLSVMVMTASLSTHFDQYYLSFFIGYIGSRAFTAIQYLTAHKSKGEHQQQAARYLGICFLIGILISSGSLFFDSWLRYLILYVGIAVDIVLPLIGRKNLVKVPVQTHHLLERFALFTLILLGESVVSIIAVLQADHWDMKSILFAAFTSIFVIAMWWQYFDNVEKKVSKEIQTAGQAIIYGHLFIYISMSMIAASIQLLYQNQLNYVFMIGFVFGSALLYFLSTSLVFHRYRHAHLRLGPRHLAVMVGLLVAFVLVDLVYRVPSYVIMGEDMLFFLVYAKLTT; this comes from the coding sequence ATGATGGAGAAAAAGGTTACCTGGCTGGAGCTGTTCTACGATCTGCTCTTTGTAGCAGCGGTCTCCAAAGCGGGCCATGTCTTGTTGCATGCCGAACACGGAGTAATTACGTTTGAATATTTAATGAAATTTGTGCTTATCTTTATCCCTGTTTGGTGGGCATGGGTCGGTCAGACCTTGTTTATTAACCGCTATGGTCAGGACATCCTGATCCATCGAATATTCCTCATCCTTCAGCTTCTGTCCGTGATGGTCATGACGGCTAGCCTCTCTACCCATTTTGACCAATACTACCTGTCCTTCTTCATCGGGTATATCGGTTCACGGGCATTTACGGCGATTCAGTATCTGACGGCTCACAAGTCAAAAGGCGAGCATCAACAGCAAGCCGCTCGTTATTTGGGCATCTGTTTCCTTATTGGGATATTAATCTCATCAGGTTCACTGTTTTTCGATTCATGGTTACGCTACTTGATTCTGTATGTGGGGATTGCGGTAGACATTGTGCTTCCGCTGATCGGTCGGAAAAATCTGGTGAAAGTACCGGTTCAGACCCATCACTTGTTGGAACGCTTCGCACTCTTTACACTTATCCTGCTGGGTGAATCGGTGGTAAGCATTATCGCTGTGCTGCAAGCCGATCATTGGGATATGAAATCGATTTTGTTTGCCGCCTTTACGTCCATATTTGTCATTGCGATGTGGTGGCAGTACTTCGACAACGTGGAGAAAAAGGTCAGTAAAGAGATTCAGACTGCCGGGCAAGCGATCATATACGGCCATCTATTCATCTACATCTCCATGAGTATGATCGCCGCGTCCATTCAGCTGTTGTATCAGAATCAGTTGAACTATGTGTTCATGATAGGGTTTGTATTTGGATCAGCGCTACTGTATTTCTTGTCAACCTCACTTGTGTTCCATCGTTACAGACACGCACATCTACGACTCGGCCCGCGTCATCTGGCGGTGATGGTAGGACTACTGGTGGCATTTGTACTGGTGGATCTGGTCTATCGAGTTCCAAGCTATGTCATCATGGGCGAAGACATGTTGTTCTTCCTGGTGTATGCGAAACTTACGACTTGA
- a CDS encoding sugar phosphate isomerase/epimerase family protein, giving the protein MKVGLSTYSLQQALDRKELTVPDAIRWIADQGGEHVEIVPMGFSLIDNPELIDEIKAVAKEVGIDISNYAIGANFAVQEDAEALEQEIQNLMRHVDVAAALGVKLMRHDVAFRPAPEGTVTQFEIDLPVLVKACQRIADYAAGFGITTSVENHGYYVQSSERIQRVLHETSRSNFKTTLDVGNFLCVDEDPVSAVKNNIPYASIVHAKDFYWRPSYRNPGEGWFQTSHGNYLRGAIVGHGDIDMPEVFRVLKQSGYDGYISVEFEGMEDCKTASRIAMDNVRRLWEEA; this is encoded by the coding sequence ATGAAAGTTGGACTCAGCACCTACAGTCTGCAACAAGCACTAGATCGCAAAGAATTGACCGTACCGGATGCCATTCGTTGGATCGCCGATCAGGGTGGGGAACATGTGGAGATTGTGCCGATGGGGTTCAGTCTGATCGATAACCCGGAGTTGATTGATGAGATTAAAGCTGTGGCAAAAGAGGTAGGGATCGACATTTCTAATTATGCCATTGGGGCTAACTTTGCTGTGCAGGAAGACGCCGAAGCGTTGGAGCAAGAGATCCAGAATTTGATGCGACATGTGGATGTGGCTGCAGCGCTCGGTGTGAAGTTAATGCGTCATGACGTGGCTTTCCGCCCTGCACCAGAAGGAACCGTAACACAGTTCGAGATCGACCTACCGGTACTGGTGAAAGCCTGTCAGCGGATAGCCGATTATGCAGCGGGTTTTGGAATTACAACAAGCGTCGAGAACCATGGGTACTATGTGCAGTCGAGTGAGCGAATTCAGCGTGTGTTACACGAAACATCGCGAAGTAACTTCAAGACCACGCTGGATGTCGGTAATTTCCTCTGTGTGGATGAAGATCCAGTGAGTGCCGTGAAAAATAACATTCCGTACGCGTCGATCGTGCACGCCAAAGACTTCTACTGGAGACCTTCGTACCGAAATCCCGGTGAAGGCTGGTTCCAAACCTCGCATGGCAATTACCTCCGCGGTGCCATTGTGGGCCATGGCGATATCGACATGCCTGAGGTATTCCGTGTGTTGAAACAATCCGGGTATGACGGATATATCTCGGTTGAATTTGAAGGCATGGAGGATTGTAAAACGGCCTCACGCATTGCCATGGATAACGTCCGCCGCCTATGGGAAGAGGCATAG
- a CDS encoding PBECR4 domain-containing protein, with the protein MLERISHVQDLHSLDVKPRIDQINLKLLLDYYISYLLPYRFTYHLEDGSILHLDFNKENFCHLVGLQSIVNKTLKERAASKYRGMPGFNGVMNGIITFEDLKKKNKGGFNSVKSKLVNFHLIPKLLMSSTQVVYYTQPVNNINCALLIFDVYHNAYIHLGIDKIVEGTYVARTFLIEPITQKNSGTTFIDGQKGPIPIVKTLKTLRPDTQVTASTAITITESSDNY; encoded by the coding sequence ATGCTCGAAAGGATATCACATGTCCAGGACTTACACTCACTAGATGTAAAACCAAGAATAGATCAGATTAACCTAAAATTGCTTCTCGACTACTACATCAGCTATCTATTACCTTATCGATTTACATACCATTTGGAAGATGGCTCCATACTTCACTTAGATTTTAACAAAGAAAACTTCTGTCACCTTGTAGGCTTACAAAGTATTGTCAATAAAACTTTGAAGGAACGCGCAGCTTCAAAATATAGGGGCATGCCAGGTTTCAATGGTGTAATGAACGGTATAATTACGTTTGAAGATTTAAAGAAGAAAAACAAGGGTGGATTCAATAGTGTAAAAAGTAAATTAGTTAATTTCCATCTCATTCCCAAGCTACTTATGTCTTCAACACAAGTCGTTTACTACACTCAACCTGTTAATAATATTAATTGTGCCCTATTGATATTTGATGTCTATCACAATGCCTATATCCATCTTGGAATAGATAAAATAGTGGAAGGAACATATGTAGCAAGAACGTTTCTTATCGAACCGATAACACAAAAAAATTCGGGCACTACTTTCATTGATGGTCAAAAAGGACCCATACCCATTGTTAAGACTTTAAAAACCTTAAGACCCGATACACAAGTAACAGCCTCTACTGCTATCACCATCACTGAATCATCAGATAACTATTAA
- a CDS encoding copper homeostasis protein CutC — translation MERQPVLEVIAVNVEDARAAEEGGADRIELVSAMSEGGLTPSYGVMEHVVSQVSIPVYVMIRPHSRSFRYSADDIHAMTRDVRVARELGAAGIVIGALTGAGEVDLISLQLCMAEAQGLGVTFHRAIDVSTSLTEALKAINTLGNVERVLTSGGKQTAPEAILELKQLQQLGQTLNIAVMAGSGVTIEGIQTLVSQTGITEIHMGSGVRYKGSFNYPIDPHLVEEAQQQLLLASQPFMDSSELSSGPSKGGPMI, via the coding sequence ATGGAAAGACAGCCTGTATTGGAAGTCATTGCTGTGAATGTGGAAGATGCCAGAGCAGCTGAGGAGGGAGGGGCTGATCGGATTGAGCTGGTGTCTGCGATGTCTGAAGGAGGACTTACCCCCAGTTATGGCGTCATGGAGCATGTGGTGTCCCAGGTATCCATTCCGGTGTATGTCATGATCCGTCCCCATAGCCGCTCGTTCCGCTATAGCGCAGATGACATCCACGCCATGACCAGGGATGTACGCGTGGCGAGGGAACTTGGAGCCGCTGGCATCGTGATCGGCGCTCTTACAGGAGCTGGTGAAGTCGACCTCATATCCTTGCAATTATGTATGGCCGAAGCTCAGGGTTTGGGCGTTACGTTTCATCGTGCAATTGATGTGAGCACAAGCTTGACTGAGGCGCTCAAGGCTATTAACACATTGGGCAACGTGGAGCGTGTTCTTACATCGGGAGGGAAACAGACAGCGCCTGAAGCCATACTGGAACTGAAACAACTTCAGCAATTGGGGCAAACCTTGAACATCGCTGTCATGGCAGGGTCGGGGGTCACCATAGAGGGAATTCAAACGCTAGTGAGTCAGACGGGTATCACGGAAATCCATATGGGATCAGGCGTGAGGTACAAAGGCAGCTTTAATTATCCCATTGATCCACATTTGGTTGAAGAAGCCCAGCAGCAGTTATTGCTTGCATCACAGCCATTCATGGACAGTAGTGAACTGAGTAGCGGTCCAAGCAAGGGTGGTCCAATGATATAG
- a CDS encoding glycoside hydrolase family 3 C-terminal domain-containing protein: MSTHQIGVPLEGFAEFSRTVAAEGAVLLRNEGQVLPLRENENVSVFGRIQVNYYRSGTGSGGSVHVAYTTNLLDGLRSKKNITVNEELAAVYEKWIEENPFDDGGKVWAAEPWNQKEMPLTDELVAQARSKSSKAIIVIGRTAGEDQDNADAAGSYQLTEDEKAMLKQVTSQFEHTIVVLNVSNIIDMSWLNETYLHPIQGVIYSWHGGMEGGNAIADVLAGDVTPSGKLTDTIAYSIEDYPSTSNYGNEFKNLYQEDIYVGYRYFETFRPERVQFEFGYGLSYTTFLAQHEEAKSVTKDGETYIEVRVNVTNSGTTYAGKEVVQVYYEAPQGKLGQPVKVLVDFGKTGLLQPGESELLTISFPIHAMASYDDAGVTGLASAYVLEEGTYRLHVGTSVKQVQHISIDGQDGYVIESLQLVEQLQEAMAPTEDFTRMKPGTRKEDGSYELTYAEVPKRKISMANRIEQNLPQTLEQTGNQGHKLSDVKAGKVSLEAFIAQLSDQDLAAIIRGEGMSSPLVTSGTASAFGGVSDSLFNYGIPVACTADGPSGIRMDSGEKATQVSIGTLLAATWNKDLVEELYVMEGQELLRNQVDTLLGPGLNIRRSPLNGRNFEYFSEDPLISGVFAAACTKGIMKGGSNATLKHFACNNQEKHRSKVDAVVSERALREIYLKGFEIAVKEGGANSIMTSYNPVNGHWAASNYDLNTTILRGEWNFEGIVMTDWWAIMNDVTEGGEADRKYTNWMIRAQNDLYMVVPNYGAEINGWDDNTIESLENGTLTRGELQRSAINICKFIMNAPVSGRKHEIVENVASFQANASLSVAQAQALVENAQVKPEVAEPVYMKVDEAGHYRIIVQIMSPEPELAQSACNLLLNDQLVTTIQTNGTEGKWIRQKLVKVDLEAGLYELKLDFTKPGLQIDWIEFKQV, from the coding sequence TTGAGCACACATCAAATCGGAGTTCCATTGGAAGGGTTTGCAGAGTTTAGTCGTACGGTTGCCGCAGAAGGAGCCGTTTTACTCAGAAATGAAGGCCAAGTGCTTCCACTTCGCGAAAACGAAAACGTTTCAGTTTTTGGACGAATTCAAGTCAATTATTATCGCAGTGGTACGGGTTCAGGCGGTAGTGTCCATGTGGCCTACACAACAAATCTGCTGGATGGTCTTCGCAGCAAAAAGAATATTACTGTTAATGAAGAGCTTGCAGCTGTCTATGAGAAGTGGATTGAGGAAAATCCATTTGATGATGGCGGAAAAGTATGGGCGGCCGAGCCATGGAATCAGAAAGAAATGCCTTTGACGGATGAACTGGTTGCACAGGCCAGAAGTAAGTCTAGCAAAGCCATTATCGTGATTGGACGTACAGCGGGGGAAGATCAGGATAATGCGGATGCGGCAGGAAGTTACCAACTGACAGAAGATGAGAAAGCGATGTTGAAGCAAGTTACTTCGCAATTTGAACACACAATTGTTGTGCTGAATGTCTCGAATATCATCGACATGAGCTGGTTAAACGAAACGTATCTACATCCGATCCAAGGCGTAATTTACTCCTGGCATGGCGGTATGGAGGGTGGTAACGCGATTGCTGATGTGCTGGCGGGCGACGTTACACCAAGCGGTAAACTGACAGATACGATTGCATATTCCATTGAAGATTACCCTTCGACAAGCAACTACGGCAATGAGTTCAAGAACCTGTATCAGGAAGATATCTATGTAGGTTATCGTTATTTCGAAACGTTTCGACCTGAGCGTGTTCAGTTTGAATTCGGTTACGGCCTGTCTTATACGACGTTTTTGGCTCAGCACGAAGAAGCAAAATCAGTAACCAAAGATGGCGAAACCTACATCGAAGTTCGTGTCAATGTGACCAACTCCGGTACAACATATGCGGGCAAAGAGGTTGTGCAAGTCTATTATGAAGCACCACAAGGCAAACTGGGACAACCGGTGAAGGTTTTAGTGGATTTTGGAAAAACAGGATTGTTGCAGCCGGGCGAGTCAGAACTTTTGACGATCAGCTTCCCGATCCATGCCATGGCATCTTACGATGATGCAGGTGTTACAGGTCTTGCTTCCGCATACGTATTGGAAGAAGGCACATACCGACTGCATGTAGGAACGAGTGTGAAACAAGTGCAGCATATCAGCATTGATGGCCAGGATGGATATGTGATTGAATCCCTTCAATTGGTGGAGCAATTGCAAGAAGCGATGGCCCCAACTGAAGATTTTACACGTATGAAACCAGGTACGCGCAAGGAAGATGGATCGTATGAACTGACTTATGCAGAAGTACCGAAACGTAAGATATCCATGGCAAACCGGATCGAGCAGAATCTCCCGCAAACGCTGGAGCAGACAGGTAACCAGGGCCACAAGCTGAGTGACGTTAAGGCTGGAAAAGTGAGTCTGGAAGCCTTCATCGCTCAACTGAGCGATCAGGATCTGGCGGCAATTATCCGTGGCGAAGGCATGAGCAGCCCGCTCGTTACTTCGGGAACGGCATCTGCATTTGGTGGTGTCAGCGACAGCCTGTTTAACTACGGTATTCCGGTAGCATGTACGGCAGATGGCCCGTCCGGTATTCGTATGGATAGTGGCGAAAAGGCAACACAGGTATCCATTGGTACGTTGCTTGCGGCGACATGGAACAAGGATCTTGTTGAAGAGTTGTATGTGATGGAAGGACAGGAATTGCTAAGAAATCAGGTGGATACCCTGCTCGGACCTGGACTCAATATCCGCCGGAGCCCGCTTAATGGCCGGAACTTTGAGTACTTCTCCGAAGATCCACTGATCTCGGGTGTATTTGCCGCAGCATGTACGAAAGGTATCATGAAGGGTGGTTCCAATGCCACACTGAAACACTTTGCCTGCAACAACCAGGAGAAACACCGCAGTAAAGTAGATGCTGTTGTGTCCGAACGTGCACTGCGTGAAATTTACCTGAAAGGGTTCGAAATCGCTGTAAAAGAAGGCGGAGCAAACTCCATCATGACCTCCTACAACCCGGTTAACGGACACTGGGCAGCATCAAACTACGACCTGAACACCACGATTTTGCGTGGCGAATGGAATTTCGAGGGAATCGTAATGACCGACTGGTGGGCGATTATGAATGATGTGACCGAAGGTGGAGAAGCTGATCGCAAATACACCAACTGGATGATTCGTGCGCAGAATGATCTCTACATGGTTGTACCGAACTACGGCGCAGAGATTAATGGCTGGGACGATAACACGATTGAATCCTTGGAAAATGGAACACTCACGCGCGGAGAGCTGCAACGCTCGGCGATCAACATCTGCAAGTTCATCATGAATGCACCGGTGTCCGGCAGAAAACACGAGATAGTGGAGAACGTCGCTTCGTTCCAAGCGAATGCATCCCTATCTGTTGCACAAGCTCAGGCACTGGTTGAGAACGCACAGGTGAAACCTGAAGTAGCTGAACCCGTCTACATGAAAGTGGACGAGGCCGGCCATTATCGGATTATCGTACAGATCATGTCCCCTGAGCCGGAACTCGCTCAAAGTGCATGTAACCTGCTCCTGAATGACCAGTTGGTAACCACCATTCAAACGAATGGTACGGAAGGTAAATGGATCAGACAGAAACTTGTTAAAGTAGATCTTGAAGCAGGACTGTATGAATTGAAACTGGACTTCACGAAACCAGGCCTCCAGATTGACTGGATCGAATTCAAGCAGGTGTAG
- a CDS encoding alpha-L-fucosidase codes for MNYELQSAEWIKSAAQVSPSERQLRWQEMEFYAFIHFTVNTFTDQEWGTGEEDPAIFNPSELSATQWVQACKVAGMKGLILTCKHHDGFCLWPSQFTPHTVAASPWRNGTGDLVQEVADACREGGLKFGVYLSPWDRHEASYGDSERYNEFFLQQLRELLTNYGDIFCVWFDGACGEGPNGKRQVYDWDAYYALIRELQPEAVISVCGPDVRWCGNEAGHTRDSEWSVVPAHMQDNEKIQEQSQQVDDGEFATRINTQDSDLGSREVIRSQGEQLIWYPAEVNTSIRPGWFYHASEDDQVKTLEELLAVYYGAVGGNATFLLNLPPDTRGLIHETDVQRLQELGDSLRTIFRENFALQALVKASETMDEQHAVSEVLIERRATYWCPLEGTEQAWIELDLQEERSFDRVVLMEHIQTGQRIERFTLESQREDGGWEAFYTGTVVGYKRICCFPQVTSRRMRLTIHESRWYPTLSGLGIYMSERGGLLHAGTDV; via the coding sequence ATGAATTATGAACTGCAATCAGCCGAATGGATTAAGTCCGCAGCACAGGTCAGCCCATCCGAACGCCAGCTGAGATGGCAGGAGATGGAGTTCTACGCGTTTATTCATTTTACGGTAAATACATTTACGGATCAGGAATGGGGCACTGGGGAGGAAGACCCGGCGATTTTCAATCCTTCTGAACTGAGCGCAACGCAATGGGTGCAGGCGTGCAAGGTTGCGGGGATGAAGGGGCTGATTCTGACATGTAAGCATCATGATGGATTTTGTTTGTGGCCAAGTCAGTTTACACCGCATACGGTCGCGGCTAGTCCGTGGAGGAATGGTACGGGGGATTTGGTTCAGGAAGTCGCCGATGCCTGCCGTGAGGGCGGGTTGAAGTTTGGCGTGTACCTGTCTCCTTGGGATCGGCATGAAGCCTCCTACGGGGATTCCGAGAGGTATAACGAGTTTTTCCTCCAACAGTTGCGCGAGCTGCTTACGAACTATGGCGACATCTTCTGTGTATGGTTTGATGGTGCGTGTGGTGAGGGTCCGAATGGCAAAAGGCAGGTTTATGACTGGGATGCCTATTATGCGCTTATTCGTGAACTCCAGCCCGAAGCTGTCATCTCGGTATGCGGCCCGGATGTTCGCTGGTGCGGTAATGAGGCGGGGCATACGCGGGATTCGGAATGGAGCGTCGTGCCAGCGCATATGCAGGATAATGAGAAGATTCAGGAGCAATCGCAACAGGTGGATGATGGTGAGTTTGCCACAAGGATCAATACGCAGGACAGTGATTTGGGAAGCCGAGAGGTCATTCGTTCCCAAGGTGAGCAACTGATCTGGTACCCTGCCGAGGTGAATACCTCAATTCGCCCGGGATGGTTCTATCATGCCAGTGAAGATGATCAGGTCAAAACATTGGAAGAACTGCTCGCCGTCTATTACGGCGCAGTTGGGGGCAATGCCACCTTTTTACTCAATCTGCCACCGGATACGCGTGGTCTCATTCACGAAACGGATGTACAGCGACTACAGGAACTGGGAGATTCGCTACGTACCATTTTCCGGGAAAATTTCGCCTTGCAGGCGCTGGTAAAAGCATCAGAGACGATGGATGAACAACATGCCGTATCGGAGGTGCTGATAGAACGCCGGGCTACGTATTGGTGCCCCCTTGAAGGAACGGAGCAGGCTTGGATTGAGCTGGATTTGCAGGAAGAAAGATCATTTGACCGAGTGGTGCTGATGGAACATATCCAGACAGGCCAACGCATTGAGCGTTTTACACTGGAGTCACAGAGGGAAGATGGTGGTTGGGAAGCATTCTACACGGGGACGGTGGTGGGCTACAAGCGAATTTGCTGTTTCCCACAGGTCACATCCAGAAGGATGCGATTAACCATTCATGAATCCAGATGGTACCCTACGTTGTCCGGGTTAGGCATATATATGAGTGAACGGGGAGGGCTGTTACATGCCGGTACTGACGTATAA
- a CDS encoding beta-galactosidase, which produces MPVLTYKGSQFIYGDEPIRILSGAIHYFRVVPDYWEDRLLKLKACGFNTVETYVPWNVHEPQPGQYCFEGIADLERFIRIAGDVGLHVIVRPSPYICAEWEFGGLPAWLLADDEIRLRCNDAKFLANVDRYYDVLLPKLKPLLSTQGGPIIAMQIENEYGSFGNDASYLQYLRDGMVERGVDVLLFTSDGPTDHMLQAGSVTGHLATVNFGSGTEGAFAKLREYQTDEPLMCMEYWNGWFDHWGESHHTREAADVAGVFEEMLRAGASVNFYMFHGGTNFGFYNGANCQQKDQYEPTITSYDYDSLLSESGEPTAKFHAVRDLIARYSNEDLGELVLPKSKGTIAYGRVELNQQAPLLAQLDRISAPVQRTNPEPMEKLGQDYGFICYQTRISGPRERQELVVQEVRDRALVFVDGQFQGVLERGNTAVSISFEVPPGGVDLLILVENMGRINYGPYLRDPKGITEGVRHGFQFLYDWTIHCLPLTDLSGLQFSDAISEAQGPAFYRGNFQITDVRDTFLRLDNWTKGVVFVNGFNLGRYWDKGPQKTLYVPAPLLREGENEIVIFELHQTTDLAVTFVDIPDLG; this is translated from the coding sequence ATGCCGGTACTGACGTATAAAGGTTCACAATTCATCTATGGTGACGAGCCCATTCGGATTTTATCGGGTGCCATCCATTATTTCAGAGTGGTCCCCGACTATTGGGAGGATCGGTTACTCAAGTTGAAAGCCTGCGGTTTCAATACGGTGGAAACGTATGTGCCGTGGAATGTTCATGAGCCGCAGCCGGGGCAGTATTGTTTTGAAGGCATAGCTGATCTGGAACGTTTTATTCGCATTGCGGGAGATGTGGGTCTGCATGTGATTGTTCGCCCAAGTCCTTATATATGTGCCGAGTGGGAGTTTGGCGGATTACCTGCCTGGCTGCTTGCTGATGATGAGATTCGTCTGCGGTGTAATGACGCAAAATTTCTGGCGAATGTGGATCGTTATTATGATGTGCTTTTGCCCAAATTAAAACCCCTTCTTAGTACCCAAGGCGGGCCGATCATTGCAATGCAGATTGAAAATGAGTACGGCAGCTTCGGGAACGACGCGAGTTACCTGCAATATTTACGTGATGGCATGGTGGAGCGCGGTGTGGATGTGTTGTTATTTACCTCGGACGGACCGACAGACCACATGCTGCAAGCGGGATCAGTGACAGGGCATCTGGCTACAGTCAATTTTGGTTCAGGGACGGAAGGAGCGTTCGCCAAACTGCGTGAATATCAGACGGACGAACCTTTGATGTGCATGGAGTACTGGAACGGCTGGTTCGACCACTGGGGAGAGTCACATCATACCCGAGAAGCCGCAGATGTGGCTGGTGTGTTTGAAGAGATGCTTCGAGCGGGAGCTTCAGTTAACTTTTATATGTTCCACGGTGGAACAAACTTCGGGTTTTACAACGGGGCGAACTGTCAGCAGAAGGATCAATATGAACCGACGATTACAAGTTACGACTACGATTCACTGCTTAGTGAATCTGGGGAGCCGACAGCAAAATTCCATGCCGTACGTGATCTTATTGCTCGGTATAGCAATGAAGATCTGGGTGAGCTTGTGCTACCTAAATCGAAGGGGACTATCGCCTATGGGCGAGTGGAGTTGAACCAGCAGGCGCCATTACTGGCGCAGTTGGACCGGATATCAGCCCCGGTGCAGCGTACGAATCCGGAACCGATGGAGAAGCTGGGTCAAGATTATGGCTTTATTTGTTATCAGACCCGGATATCCGGGCCCAGGGAGCGACAGGAACTAGTGGTTCAGGAGGTGCGTGACCGTGCGCTTGTGTTTGTGGATGGGCAATTTCAGGGCGTTCTGGAACGGGGGAATACAGCAGTGTCGATTTCCTTTGAAGTGCCGCCAGGGGGCGTAGATCTATTGATCCTTGTTGAAAATATGGGGCGAATCAACTATGGCCCGTACCTGAGAGATCCGAAGGGCATTACGGAGGGGGTGCGACATGGCTTTCAATTTTTATATGATTGGACGATTCATTGTCTGCCGTTAACTGATCTGTCGGGTTTACAATTCAGCGATGCAATTAGCGAAGCACAGGGGCCTGCTTTTTATCGGGGGAATTTTCAGATCACGGATGTAAGAGATACTTTTCTGCGATTGGATAACTGGACTAAGGGAGTTGTATTTGTAAACGGATTCAATCTGGGGCGCTACTGGGATAAAGGACCGCAAAAAACATTGTATGTACCTGCCCCGCTCCTTCGTGAAGGTGAGAATGAAATTGTGATATTCGAGCTTCATCAGACGACTGATCTGGCCGTAACGTTTGTAGATATACCGGATTTGGGCTAG
- a CDS encoding ring-cleaving dioxygenase — protein MTIQTAGIHHITAFAGDPQANVDFYAGVLGLRLVKKTINFDAPDVYHLYFGDEHGSPGTIITFFPSAGSPRGKIGGGQVGITSYVIPPGSIGFWQNRLEQYNIEVTKTSRFNEELLQFEDSEGLRLELVEREEGATSTWAHEGIPTDKAIKGFGGAVLFSVNPQRTMDALEKIMGFVRVSENEEYARFRSSGDIGNVVDVPVTRIPLGMGGAGTVHHIAWRAKDDEEHAQWSEAVRDYGYQPTPVRDRQYFNAIYFREAGGILFEIATDPPGFAKDEPADSLGQKLMLPEWFEKYRPQIEDNLQPIVVRTLVPATAAN, from the coding sequence ATGACTATTCAAACAGCAGGTATTCACCATATTACAGCTTTCGCAGGCGATCCACAGGCCAACGTTGATTTTTATGCCGGAGTTCTGGGACTTCGTCTCGTGAAAAAAACAATCAACTTCGATGCACCTGATGTATATCATCTGTATTTTGGCGATGAACACGGAAGCCCAGGTACCATCATTACCTTCTTCCCATCGGCTGGATCACCACGGGGCAAAATTGGCGGAGGTCAGGTCGGCATCACTTCCTATGTCATTCCTCCTGGGTCGATTGGCTTCTGGCAGAACCGGTTGGAACAGTATAACATTGAGGTAACCAAAACAAGTCGCTTCAATGAAGAGCTGCTTCAATTCGAAGATAGCGAAGGCCTGCGGCTTGAGCTTGTTGAACGGGAAGAAGGAGCAACCAGCACTTGGGCGCATGAAGGAATTCCAACCGATAAAGCGATCAAAGGCTTCGGCGGCGCTGTCCTGTTCAGTGTTAATCCGCAAAGAACGATGGATGCTCTTGAGAAAATCATGGGATTTGTCAGAGTGAGTGAAAATGAAGAGTATGCTCGTTTCCGGTCCAGCGGGGATATCGGTAATGTCGTAGATGTTCCAGTGACCCGTATACCTCTGGGTATGGGCGGCGCAGGAACCGTGCACCATATTGCATGGCGCGCAAAAGATGATGAGGAGCATGCACAGTGGAGCGAAGCTGTACGTGATTACGGGTACCAACCGACTCCAGTCCGGGATCGTCAGTACTTTAACGCAATTTACTTCAGAGAAGCTGGTGGCATTCTGTTCGAAATTGCTACAGATCCTCCGGGCTTTGCCAAAGATGAACCTGCTGATTCGCTTGGACAAAAACTGATGCTGCCTGAGTGGTTTGAGAAATACCGTCCACAAATTGAGGACAATCTGCAACCGATTGTTGTAAGAACGCTCGTACCTGCTACAGCTGCGAATTAA